The Toxorhynchites rutilus septentrionalis strain SRP chromosome 1, ASM2978413v1, whole genome shotgun sequence genome contains the following window.
TGTAACATTCATGTTGGCAACACTGTGCATTAACGGTGCTCGCAACCGGCCTGCCATGAAATTAGTTACGCAAATAATGAGACATGCGACGCCGGTCTACAGTGGTAGTACCGTCGTTGAATGTTTATGCCCAATAGGAAtgagaatcaaaacaaaagaacaaattAGAGGTTGATGAAAGTtgatttaaaagaaaaaaaataagtttggcATAAAATAGTTAGcacgaaaaatatattgaagaaaaagtttatttagGAACTAGAGAATCATTACGATATACGGTAGACTAAATGAATTTAGTTGAGtcatttttctctattttaatACTGTTTATTATTTCAAAACATCAAATTAGGTTTGCGAAAAAGAAATCAGTGGTCCTTTAAACGGCAAAAATTTCTAAACTAGTACTAGTACTACTAGATAGATAGTAAGTACAACACATTACGATTTGAAGTGTTTTTAGAACTCGATTTGATTTCATACAGATCATTTGTGGACGAGAAATATCTGCAAAATTCCACGACACACGTTGTACGAGGTGGAAGAAAACTATTAATTGTAAGTTGTAtatcatttaatgtaattgcaCTATTTACCGGAACTATTAAATTGCAGTTTGATCTGCCTTGAAGCTGCTACAAAACAGTGGTGTAATTCTTTGAAATCCCGAACATTCTCAAAAATTAATAAGAGATAGGGATCCAACCTCAAAACGATGGATGGAATTGCGGATATGACAACGACTTCCTGCGGAGCCTGCGGATTGGTGTCCGAGGTGAATGAGCGCATGGTATGCTGTGACAATTGCGATGTTTGGTACCATTACCGTTGCGTAGGTGTCACAGCAGCAGTCGAAAGTCAGGAGAAATGGTATTGCCCTGAGGAAGATTGTCAGAACCAGAAAAAACTGGACGAAGAGACTTCTAAGACGGGTACCAAGAAGAAGACAGCCGAGGATATATCGGATAAATCTAGTTTGAGATCGGACGGAAAGTCTGGTTCGTCATTGGAGCGGGAGCTAAGAGCTCTAGAAAAGGAGCGAAAAAAGAAAGAATTGGAGATGAGTAACGAACGGGTTCTGTGGGAAAAGCGGATGGAAATGAACCGAATCCTACAAGAGCAGCGGATTAAGATGGAAAATGAGCTCCGGGCCAAAGAACTACAGCAGGAAGAACAGTTGTTGCAGAAAGCGTTGCTCGAAAAGCAAACACATTTAGACCGAATGAAGAAATTGAGAGAGTCGTATCATGACAAAATGAATCAAATCGAGCAGGATCTATCGAAATTGAAATCTAGTGGTTTACAAACCGCATCATCGGGAGAAGGAACCTCGAAGAATGTAAAGACACCGAATACTGGAATTCCGCTGGAAAATGCGCATGTACACAATCAAAAGGAATCAGATAACCGCAATAAGCATAAGCCAGAGGATGAACGAGATGAATCCGAGGAAGCAAGTAGCGAAGACGAGAGCGATGGCAGTTCAGACGGATCCAATGATGATACTATTTCGAGTGAATCTGGTCATGAAGAAGTAAAGGAAGAGAAACAATcaaaaaagaaacgaaaaaacccCGAGCAGAGGCAGGCTCCGTCTAAAGTACAACTAGCTGCCCGGAGTGGGATTAGTAAGAAACTTCCAGTCTTTACCGGGAAGCCGGAAGAATGGCCATTATTCATTGGAACTTATCAAGCTTCCACAGATGCTTGTGGATTCAATGACGTTGAAAACCTTGTTCGACTACAGGAGAGCTTGAAGGGTCCAGCATTAGAAAGCGTTCGAGGACAGTTGCTTTTCCCAAAATCCGTACCGAGAGTCATCAGCAAACTTCGTCAGCTGTATGGACGTCCGGAACAACTACTGCAATGTCATCTCGAAAAGGTGCGGCGACTGGAAGCTCCGAAGCCAGATAAATTGGCAACATATGTTCCTTTTGGGAATACTGTAGAGCAGCTATGTGAACATTTGGAAGCGGCTAAATTGAAGCAACATCTCACAAATCCTCTTTTAATCCAGGATTTGGTCGACAAGCTTCCTGCTCATGACAAGCGTGAGTGGGTTCGGTTCAAGAACCAGCAAAAGAGAGTTAATCTCCGTACTTTTACCGACTTTGTGTCAACAATCGTTGCAGAAGCTTGCGAGGCCAATGTAAAGATGGATTTCCAGCAGCCAGCAGCGCATGAGTATGCGGGAAAGGGCAAAATAAAGGAAAAAGGCGTTCATGTATACAACCACAGTGCTGTGGAAAGGTCTTCCGTCGGAGCCGATGAGATTTATCCGAAACCGTGCAGAGTGTGCAAGCGTACTGATCATCGTCTTCGATTCTGTCAGGACTTTAGAGCACTGGCTTTGGCGGACCGCCTGAAACTGGTAGAACAAGGGAAACTATGCGTCATATGCCTTAATGATCACGGTAACGCTCCGTGCAAATTCAAAATACGATGCAACATCGATGACTGTCGAGAACGACACAACCCTCTTCTCCATCCCGTCACAGTAGCAATCAATGCACACTTCCGATGTACCAGCACAATCCTATTCCGCATGCTGCCAGTTACGTTACACTGTGGAAAGCGATCTGTAAACACATTGGCTTTCTTGGACGAGGGTGCGTCTGTAACTCTAATTGAAAAGTCATTAGCCGAAGTAATGGGGGCCGAAGGACCCAAGGAGAAGCTGACCATCAAATGGACGGCCGATATAACGCGTGTAGAGAAGGAATCACGCAGGGTAAACTTACTGATTTCTGGAAGTGGAAGTTCAGAGAAGTATCAGCTCAGTTCGGTCAGGACGGTAGATGAGCTGCTTCTGCCGAAACAAACTATAGACGCAACAGGAATCAGCCGCCGGATGAAGCATCTTCGTGGACTACCAATAGCGTCCTACGAAAATCAACGCCCTGGTTTGCTAATAGGCTTGAATAACTTGCATGTGATTGCACCGATGGAAGCAAAAATCGGTGAGCTGGGCGATATGATAGCGGTACGTTCCAAGCTGGGATGGGCAGTTTACGGGCCAAATCAGATGCAGCCGTCGGATTCGGAAGTGTATCTTGGGCACCACGACGCAGTCAGCAATCAAGATCTTCACGATTTACTAAAAGTTCAGTATGCGTTAGAGGACTCTGTGATTGTAAAGCTGCCGGAATCGGATGAGGATAGAAGAGCGCGCCTAATTCTGGAAAAGACCACTAGAAGAGTAGGAAATCGTTTCGAAACAGGACTGTTGTGGGACAAAGAAGATGCAGAGCTTCCGAACAGTTATCCGATGGCCGTGAGGAGAATGAAGTGTCTGGAACAACGTCTACTGAAACAACCAGCGCTATTCGAGAACGTATGTAGTCAGATCGAGCAGTACCAGCAGAAAGGATACGCGCATCCAGCAACCGCTGAAGAATTGGCCGAAACCGAACCGGGGAAAGTTTGGTATCTGCCCCTTAACGTCGTGGTCAACCCTAGAAAGCCGGGCAAAGTACGGCTCGTCTGGGATGCGGCAGCAAGTGTGAATGGTACATCCCTCAACTCCTTGCTTCTCACGGGACCCGATCTACTGGTATCAATTTTGACGGTATTTTGTAAATTTCGTGAAAGGCCAATTGCTTTCGGTGGTGACATTCGCGAAATGTACCATCAGATGCTGATTCGACGCGCTGACAAAAGAGTACAGCGGTTTATTTTTCGACATGATCCTAGGGACGAACCCTGTATTTATGTTATGGACGTGGCTACCTTTGGGGCAAAATGCTCTCCATGCTCAGCCCAGTTCGTGAAGAACATGAACGCAATGGAGTTTGTAGTGGAAAATCCTGAAGCCGTAGCAGCAATCGTCGAGAAACATTACGTTGACGACTACTTCGACAGCGTGGATACCATCGAAGAGGCGATACAGCGTGCGAAGCAGGTGAGACTTATCCATGCAAAGGGGGGTTTCGAAATACGCAATTGGGTATCCAATTCGGAAAAAGTTCTCAGTTCTCTCGGGGAATCAAAAGAAGTTCAAACTATTCACTTCAACCAAGACAAAGAGACTGGAAATGAGCGAGTTCTTGGTATAATTTGGAATACAGTTCAAGACGTGTTCTCTTTTTCGACCGAACATCGCGAAGATTTGCAAGAGTATTTGCGGGGCAGCAAGAAACCGACGAAGCGTATCGTGTTGAGTTGCGTTATGGGATTTTTCGACCCACTGGGATTATTATCATGTTTTACCGTGCATGGGAAAATCCTGGTACAGGACTTGTGGCGAAATGGCTGCGAATgggatcaagaaattgatgatGAATGTTTGGTCAAATGGCAGCAATGGATCGAGTTACTGCCATTAGTGGAACAGATTCGAATTCCACGATCATATTTTGGTCGAACTAGATCATCAGAAATCGACAAACTCGAGCTACATATTTTCACCGACGCCAGTATTCACGCGTATGGGTGTGTAGCGTATTTTCGTGCATCTATCGGCGATGAAGTGAAATGTTCATTGGCGATGTCTAGATCGAAAGTAGCTCCTCTGAAGATGCAATCTATTCCTCGGCTAGAACTCATGGGAGCTGTCCTCGGGGCGAGAATGTGGCAAACTATTAAAGCCCACCATTCACTGCCAATCAATCGTTGTTTTCTTTGGACTGATTCGCAAACAGTCATGAGTTGGCTGCGGTCTGATCAgcgaaaatataaacaattcgtTGCATTCAGAGTCGGGGAGATTTTGGAGACGACCGGATCATCCGACTGGCGTTGGATTCCATCCCGGTTGAACCTCGCTGATGCGCTGACGAAATGGGGACAAGGTCCACCGTTGAGTTCAGACGGAGAATGGTTCAAGGGTGCAAGATTTCTGTATGAACCTGAAGAGTCGTGGCCAAACGAGCGACTACCAGTAACTAATATTgaggaagaaatgaaaatgCACTTTCTTCACCATGAAACAAAGGAGTTTCCAGAACCCATTATCAACGTGGAAGTTACGTGGCGCTGGATTAAGTTATTGCGAATCATAGCTTGCGTAATCAGATTTATCACTAATATTCGTCGGAAGGTAAAGGGACTTCCGATACGTACGCTAATGTCAAACAAGCATCAGCAACGCAAACTACATGTGAACCTCAACACAGTACAACAACCATTGCAACAGGACGAGTTTATGAAAGCGGAAGTAATTTTGTGGAAACAGGCGCAATTAGAGGTATTTCCAAATGAAGTAGTGATACTGCTGGGAAATGAAACAATAAAAGGGGACCAGAAGCCAGCGCAGATCGGGAAGAGAAGTCCATTGTATAAACTCACTCCGATATTAGACGAGTTCGGTGTGATTAGAATGAACGGTCGGATGGCTAAATCCAAGGAAATTCCATTTGACATGAAGTTTCCGATTATTCTTCCAAAGGGACACGCAGTGACGAAACGATTAATCCAATATTACCACGAAAAGTTTGGACATGCGAATCGGGAAACGGTGTTGAATGAGCTTCGTCAAAAATTCCATATTCCGAAGATGCGAATGGAAATTCAACGAGTTATGAAAGATTGTATCTGGTGTAAAGTAAATCGGTGTTATGCTGAGGTTCCTATGATGGCACCACTTCCGATTCAACGAATTACCCAACCTACAAGACCGTTTAGTGCAGTGGGTGTAGACTATCTGGGACCTGTTGAAGTTACGGTTGGTCGCAGAAGAGAAAAACGGTGGATTGCATTGTTCACGTGCCTTGCCGTACGAGCAGTGCACCTGGACGTGGTACACACACTTACGACACAAGCTTGTTTAATGGCAATTCGAAGATTCATTTGCAAACGAGGTGTTCCCGATGAAATCTTCTCCGATAATGGGACAAATTTTAAAGGAGCcagcaaagagttgattttatggATGAAGAGGGTGAATTACGAATGTGCAGATTCGGTAGTTAATAGTTCAATAAAATGGAATTTCAATCCTCCTGGTACACCGCATATGGGAGGTATCTGGGAGAGAATGGTTCGATCAGTGAAGGAGGCGATGAAGGCACTCGACGATGGTAGACGGTTAACGGACGAAATTTTGTTGACCACTCTTGCAGAAGCAGAAGATATGGTGAATAGTCGACCACTTACATATGTATCTCAGGAATCAGCTTCTGAAACGATTACTCCGAATCATTTCCTTAGAGGGACGACCAAATCAGTGGATCGTCATGTAGACGGATCGGTGGACTTCGCAGAAGCATTGCGCGATACGTACAAACGTTCGCAGTATTTGGCGGACCAGATGTGGCAACGCTGGTACAAGGAGTATCTACCTACAATCAATAAACGCACCAAATGGTTCTCTGAAAGAAGATCGTTAAAGAAAGGAGATCTGGTGTTTGTGGTAGATGGTCAGCACCGAAAAAGCTGGATCAGAGGAATAGTCGAGGAAACAATCATAGGGTCTGATGGTAGAGTTCGACAGGCAGATGTGCGAACAAGTAATGGTTTATTCCGGCGCGGAGTAGCCAACCTTGCAGTGCTAGAAATTGGTGGTAAATCCGGACAACGATGAAGTGTTACCGGAGTTACGGGCGGGGGGTGTTGGCAACACTGTGCATTAACGGTGCTCGCAACCGGCCTGCCATGAAATTAGTTACGCAAATAATGAGACATGCGACGCCGGTCTACAGTGGTAGTACCGTCGTTGAATGTTTATGCCCAATAGGAAtgagaatcaaaacaaaagaacaaattAGAGGTTGATGAAAGTtgatttaaaagaaaaaaaataagtttggcATAAAATAGTTAGcacgaaaaatatattgaagaaaaagtttatttagGAACTAGAGAATCATTACGATATACGGTAGACTAAATGAATTTAGTTGAGtcatttttctctattttaatACTGTTTATTATTTCAAAACATCAAATTAGGTTTGCGAAAAAGAAATCAGTGGTCCTTTAAACGGCAAAAATTTCTAAACTAGTACTAGTACTACTAGATAGATAGTAAGTACAACACATTACGATTTGAAGTGTTTTTAGAACTCGATTTGATTTCATACAGATCATTTGTGGACGAGAAATATCTGCAAAATTCCACGACACACGTTGTACGAGGTGGAAGAAAACTATTAATTGTAAGTTGTAtatcatttaatgtaattgcaCTATTTACCGGAACTATTAAATTGCAGTTTGATCTGCCTTGAAGCTGCTACAAAACAGTGGTGTAATTCTTTGAAATCCCGAACAATTCATGTTTAGATATAAGTAACATCATTGGGGCCTTCACAGACTGTTGATGAATAGACAATAAACAGATTAAGCATAATGGACTTGGACTCACTTTTTGAGTTTTCTACattacttctattttatatgaaaaaaataaaacaaaaattgaaatatatatattttagatattgaaaatcgaagttttttttcgtaaataaaaaagaataccattttttttctgtatatttttttttcatgtttgtttAAACTCTATcagtactctataactctttgtaAGACATTATCTCGGTAGGATTCATTGTTTTGGGATATAAATTATCAGATATTCCTCATGGTAAAATTGGTACGTCGTATGAAAAATTAAcacttgagtcgaaaaattcccaattgttgtggaaaactcatatttcctccaaccaaacggaatacaaactttcattcgaatcaaaattactcatgttttgtcatttgtcgatttcatttggatttGCTCAATAATGAAATTTCTTGTATACATTCACGGTGGGAAGAATAAATTTTTGACAAGTCAATTTCAGAAACCCTATTACACATTTTGTCCGTAGGATTCACGCCGATTACGAACACTAACGCACAGTTTGGGTCTTACAGTTTCACATTCTATCCAAAGAAAGTGAAATATGCAAAAATTGCCGCCTCATCAGTCCTTTTGGGATTGAAGCCACGACAGAATACGTATGAGGCTGTCACATTAACTATCGACGCCGTGTACCATTCCGGTTTAAAAAAGTGACATTGAATTTTACTCGAGTATTCGAGTAGAAGAAACAATTACTCTAGGTTGACGAAGTTTGATCTGTGATGATCCGATTGGTAACTGTCTTCACTGATATTTAATTTAACATGATcgaaaaatatttcataaaacgaCCGTCCCATCAAGGATGCATTTCGTGACTAGAATTTCTATTCCAAGCGCTCAATGTATGAATGAAACACTCGGTTGTGGtcgcaaaacgatccaacaataAATGAACCACAAGCTGCCTGACTGGAGCTGCCGGTGATTCAAATTGACGGAGGAAAAGCTCATTTAACAGTGCAATGCTAGAAGTTTCAACTCATTTGCCAGTCAGTCTTTATGCACTCTCGCCTTCCGATTATACAGCCTGGAAGTGATGAGATGTAATGTGTGCGCAATTCTATTTTCATCCCACAGACAGCAGCGGTTGGGCCATCAAGATTTCTGATCACATATTCACCGTCCGGAAGCAAGTCTCTGATAACTAACACGGACAGACACAAACTCCCACTTTTCATCCCGTCTGGTAGCGACAGGACAAATGGAAATCGAGACACGTTTGGGACAGAATTGTCTGCTTTCGTTACGTTTAGGTGCATTCTTTCACTGTTTGTTAGGTTCGGCTGGATGTAAGTTCCTGTCACTTGATTCTGGCATCCcacctacccccccccccccccccctcggaTGAAGAAGCGATGAATTCGATTAAGCAGGTATGGTGCTTGTGTT
Protein-coding sequences here:
- the LOC129769114 gene encoding uncharacterized protein LOC129769114 produces the protein MSRSKVAPLKMQSIPRLELMGAVLGARMWQTIKAHHSLPINRCFLWTDSQTVMSWLRSDQRKYKQFVAFRVGEILETTGSSDWRWIPSRLNLADALTKWGQGPPLSSDGEWFKGARFLYEPEESWPNERLPVTNIEEEMKMHFLHHETKEFPEPIINVEVTWRWIKLLRIIACVIRFITNIRRKVKGLPIRTLMSNKHQQRKLHVNLNTVQQPLQQDEFMKAEVILWKQAQLEVFPNEVVILLGNETIKGDQKPAQIGKRSPLYKLTPILDEFGVIRMNGRMAKSKEIPFDMKFPIILPKGHAVTKRLIQYYHEKFGHANRETVLNELRQKFHIPKMRMEIQRVMKDCIWCKVNRCYAEVPMMAPLPIQRITQPTRPFSAVGVDYLGPVEVTVGRRREKRWIALFTCLAVRAVHLDVVHTLTTQACLMAIRRFICKRGVPDEIFSDNGTNFKGASKELILWMKRVNYECADSVVNSSIKWNFNPPGTPHMGGIWERMVRSVKEAMKALDDGRRLTDEILLTTLAEAEDMVNSRPLTYVSQESASETITPNHFLRGTTKSVDRHVDGSVDFAEALRDTYKRSQYLADQMWQRWYKEYLPTINKRTKWFSERRSLKKGDLVFVVDGQHRKSWIRGIVEETIIGSDGRVRQADVRTSNGLFRRGVANLAVLEIGGKSGQR